One genomic segment of Hymenobacter psoromatis includes these proteins:
- a CDS encoding peroxiredoxin-like family protein, with protein sequence MSAPVSASLFSASAFQQALAATAQHLATALPPAAARGIDAGIARTEAAGIARHALAAGQPAPNFTLPDASGQPQTLAELLKQGPVVLTFYRGNWCPFCSVQLRAYQLALPELARHGATLVAISPQTPDFTSLTANEKDLTFPVLSDAGNAVARQYGLAYGVGADVADTLRSVGIDLAAYNGTADDELPLTATFLIGPDGLIAWAQVEANFKHRPDPAALLTELARLPATVPA encoded by the coding sequence ATGTCTGCCCCCGTTTCCGCTTCCCTATTTTCCGCGTCGGCTTTTCAGCAGGCCCTGGCCGCCACGGCTCAGCACCTGGCCACCGCCCTACCCCCCGCCGCTGCACGCGGCATCGACGCGGGCATCGCCCGCACCGAAGCTGCCGGCATTGCCCGCCACGCCCTAGCCGCCGGTCAGCCAGCGCCCAACTTCACCCTGCCCGATGCCAGCGGCCAGCCCCAGACCCTGGCTGAGCTGCTGAAGCAAGGCCCAGTGGTGCTCACGTTTTACCGCGGCAACTGGTGCCCCTTTTGCAGCGTGCAGCTGCGCGCCTACCAGCTGGCCCTGCCCGAACTGGCCCGCCACGGGGCCACGCTGGTAGCTATATCGCCCCAAACGCCTGACTTTACCAGCCTGACGGCCAACGAGAAAGACCTAACCTTTCCGGTGCTGAGCGATGCCGGCAACGCCGTGGCCCGGCAGTACGGCCTGGCCTACGGGGTAGGGGCTGACGTGGCCGACACCCTGCGCAGCGTCGGCATCGACCTGGCCGCTTACAATGGCACTGCCGACGATGAGCTGCCGCTTACGGCCACCTTCCTCATTGGCCCCGACGGCCTGATTGCCTGGGCGCAGGTGGAGGCCAATTTTAAGCACCGGCCCGACCCGGCCGCTCTGCTGACCGAGCTGGCGCGACTACCAGCCACTGTGCCGGCTTAG
- a CDS encoding homoserine O-acetyltransferase family protein yields the protein MPELSFPLPTPLPLESGAALAGAQVAYRTWGQLNAARDNVVWVCHALTANADVLDWWAGLFGPGCFFDPAHWYIVCANVLGSCYGSTSPLSSDPTTGAPRYEAFPLLTIRDLAAAHEALRQHLGLGSIHTLIGGSLGGQQALEWAVAQPEVIQHLVVIATNARHSAWGIAFNEAQRLAIEADPTYLAHAPEGGSAGLRAARAVALLSYRGYAAYNATQTDDEADPRLRDYRASSYQRYQGDKLVARFNAYSYVTLSRAMDTHHLGRGRGGVGPALARIRAHTLVLGITSDVLFPLDEQRELAQGIAGASYGELESDYGHDGFLLETKQISEQLERFYLVVDC from the coding sequence ATGCCCGAGTTATCTTTTCCCCTCCCTACCCCCCTGCCGCTGGAGAGCGGGGCCGCGCTGGCCGGCGCGCAGGTGGCCTACCGCACCTGGGGTCAGCTCAACGCCGCGCGCGACAACGTGGTGTGGGTGTGCCACGCCCTGACGGCCAACGCCGACGTGCTGGACTGGTGGGCGGGCCTGTTTGGGCCGGGCTGCTTTTTTGACCCCGCCCACTGGTACATCGTGTGCGCCAACGTGCTGGGCTCGTGCTACGGCAGTACCAGCCCGCTCAGCTCCGACCCGACCACCGGCGCGCCGCGCTATGAGGCGTTTCCGCTGCTCACCATCCGCGACCTGGCGGCGGCGCATGAGGCGCTGCGGCAGCACCTGGGGCTAGGCAGTATTCACACGCTCATCGGCGGCTCGCTGGGCGGGCAGCAGGCCTTAGAATGGGCCGTGGCCCAGCCCGAAGTTATTCAGCACCTGGTAGTTATTGCTACCAATGCCCGGCATTCGGCCTGGGGCATTGCTTTTAATGAGGCGCAGCGACTGGCCATCGAGGCCGACCCTACTTACCTGGCCCACGCGCCGGAGGGGGGTAGCGCGGGCCTGCGCGCCGCCCGCGCCGTGGCCCTGCTTAGCTATCGCGGCTACGCGGCCTATAATGCCACCCAAACTGACGACGAGGCCGACCCACGCCTGCGCGACTACCGCGCCAGTAGCTACCAGCGCTACCAGGGCGACAAGCTCGTGGCCCGCTTCAATGCGTATAGCTACGTAACCCTGAGCCGGGCAATGGACACCCACCACCTGGGCCGCGGCCGCGGGGGGGTAGGGCCGGCGCTGGCCCGCATCCGGGCCCACACGCTGGTGCTGGGCATCACGTCCGACGTGCTTTTTCCCCTTGATGAGCAACGCGAGTTGGCCCAGGGCATCGCCGGGGCCAGCTATGGCGAGCTAGAGTCAGACTACGGGCACGATGGCTTTCTGCTGGAAACCAAGCAAATAAGCGAGCAGTTAGAGCGGTTTTATTTGGTAGTTGATTGTTAA
- a CDS encoding O-acetylhomoserine aminocarboxypropyltransferase/cysteine synthase family protein, giving the protein MATPTLHFETLQLHAGQQPDPTTGSRAVPIHQTTSFVFKNAEHGANLFALKEFGNIYTRLMNPTTDVFEQRIAALEGGVAALAVGSGQAAQFIALNNILQPGDNLVSSSYLYGGTYNQFKVAFKRIGIEARFAEGDDVDSIEALIDDRTRALYVESIGNGAFSVPDFERLAAVAKKHDIPLVVDNTFGAGGYLFRPLEHGANIVVESATKWIGGHGTSIGGVIVDGGTYDFGNGKYPQFTEPSEGYHGLVFNDVFGKNGPFGNIAFIIRARVEGLRDFGPAQSPFNSFLLLQGVETLSLRLERTVENTLKVAQWLEQQPEVASVNYPGLPSSPHHKNAAKYLKRGFGGVLSFVLHGSKETATALIDNLKLISHLANVGDAKTLIIQPAATTHQQLSEAEQHASGVTPTLLRLSVGIEHIEDILADLAQAIAAATAAVPKGKDEAVDTIPEPEPEHAQPLEV; this is encoded by the coding sequence ATGGCTACTCCAACCCTTCATTTCGAGACGCTGCAACTGCACGCCGGGCAGCAGCCCGACCCCACCACCGGCTCGCGGGCGGTGCCCATTCACCAAACCACCAGCTTCGTGTTTAAGAACGCGGAGCATGGTGCTAACCTGTTTGCCCTTAAGGAGTTTGGCAACATTTACACCCGCCTCATGAACCCGACTACCGACGTGTTTGAGCAGCGCATTGCGGCGCTCGAAGGCGGGGTGGCGGCGCTGGCCGTGGGCTCGGGGCAGGCGGCGCAGTTTATCGCGCTCAACAATATCCTGCAGCCCGGCGATAACCTAGTTTCCAGCTCCTACCTCTACGGCGGCACCTACAACCAGTTTAAGGTGGCGTTCAAGCGCATTGGCATCGAGGCGCGCTTCGCCGAAGGAGACGATGTGGACAGCATCGAGGCGCTGATTGATGACCGGACGCGCGCCCTTTACGTCGAGAGCATTGGCAACGGGGCGTTCAGCGTGCCCGATTTTGAGCGCCTGGCGGCGGTGGCCAAGAAGCACGATATTCCGCTGGTGGTGGATAATACGTTCGGGGCGGGCGGCTACCTGTTCCGGCCTCTGGAGCACGGCGCGAACATCGTGGTGGAGTCGGCCACGAAGTGGATTGGCGGCCACGGCACCAGCATCGGCGGCGTGATTGTGGACGGCGGCACCTACGACTTCGGCAACGGCAAGTACCCGCAGTTTACGGAGCCCAGCGAGGGCTACCACGGGCTGGTTTTCAACGACGTGTTTGGTAAAAACGGGCCGTTTGGCAACATTGCCTTCATCATTCGGGCGCGGGTAGAAGGGCTGCGCGACTTTGGCCCCGCACAAAGCCCATTCAACTCGTTTTTGCTGCTGCAAGGCGTCGAAACCCTGAGTCTGCGGCTAGAGCGCACCGTGGAGAATACTCTCAAAGTAGCGCAGTGGCTGGAGCAGCAGCCCGAAGTGGCCAGCGTGAACTACCCCGGCCTGCCCAGCAGCCCGCACCATAAAAACGCGGCCAAGTACCTGAAGCGCGGCTTCGGCGGAGTGCTGTCGTTTGTGCTGCACGGCAGCAAGGAAACGGCCACGGCCCTGATTGATAACCTGAAGCTCATCAGCCACCTGGCCAACGTGGGCGATGCCAAGACGCTCATTATTCAGCCGGCGGCCACTACCCACCAGCAGCTGAGCGAAGCCGAGCAGCACGCCTCGGGCGTCACGCCTACGCTACTGCGCCTATCGGTGGGCATCGAGCACATTGAGGATATTCTCGCCGACCTGGCGCAGGCCATCGCCGCCGCTACGGCCGCCGTGCCTAAGGGGAAGGACGAGGCTGTGGATACAATTCCCGAGCCCGAGCCGGAGCACGCCCAACCGCTCGAAGTATAG
- a CDS encoding OmpA family protein, with product MTKITYSLLAATLLLASSCNNLKKSDEKNTLGEATADTAVVARTGATPGQVAAGAASAIDSTASKAGTAISNAFDMTKAKLADVKLPEVNLSGVTVRGNEDYQVYGVDEKVLFDTNKAVVKSSAAAALKQISESITKRYAGKDVRVLGFADARGDKAYNKELGKERAEAVKNYLVTTDKLPADHLTTESFGETQPVATNATAAGRQENRRVEIAVRVR from the coding sequence ATGACCAAAATCACTTATTCCTTGCTAGCTGCGACGCTTCTGCTGGCCAGCAGCTGCAACAACCTCAAAAAATCGGACGAGAAAAATACGCTCGGGGAGGCTACCGCCGATACGGCCGTAGTAGCCCGCACGGGCGCTACTCCCGGCCAGGTGGCCGCTGGCGCGGCCAGTGCCATTGATAGCACCGCCAGCAAGGCTGGCACTGCTATTAGCAATGCTTTCGACATGACTAAGGCCAAGCTCGCCGACGTGAAACTGCCCGAAGTCAACCTCTCGGGCGTCACGGTGCGCGGCAACGAAGACTACCAGGTGTATGGTGTCGATGAAAAAGTGCTTTTCGATACCAATAAGGCTGTTGTGAAGTCGAGTGCCGCGGCAGCACTCAAGCAAATCAGCGAATCTATTACCAAGCGTTACGCTGGCAAAGACGTGCGCGTACTGGGCTTCGCCGACGCGCGCGGCGACAAGGCTTATAACAAGGAGTTGGGTAAGGAGCGGGCCGAGGCCGTAAAAAACTACCTGGTGACGACCGACAAGCTACCGGCAGACCACCTCACCACCGAGTCGTTTGGCGAAACGCAGCCCGTGGCGACCAACGCTACGGCCGCCGGCCGCCAGGAAAACCGCCGGGTGGAGATTGCCGTGCGCGTGCGCTAA
- a CDS encoding alpha/beta hydrolase: MMTATRIYFYGLLIFLLALALPGRSASRPADTSLEGLWKGPLQFPGGQLEVVFRLVRLSSGEYFATLDVPMQKVSNLAVLVTTSADSVHFVSAEAGSRFDGLLLPDGGQLQGTWRQPGLRVPMSLTRTALARVATRLTPPYHEEHVSFANGTAGPQLAGTLTVPAGVGPFPAVAMLSDIGAQDRNGTVGDYAPLGQLADYLTRRGIAVLRFDDRGTGQSGGEAAQATTTELVGDAQAALAFLRTRPELLSSQLGLVGHGEGGNVALLAAAGSQPPAFVVGLAPNGLLGSDIAMKQREIALRNLQMPANELAGALKRYQLIIDAIRQTINRSQARAIVAEMLKKDNPVLDETTAQARAAELTTVPYRAFLSSNPAASLPQVACPVLLLYGSTDQLLNPDDNLAVLVKGLKGNKDVTTHKLPGVNHLFQADRDQWPIVAGEPQAVFSPAAQEAIRTWVVAQTGGPPAPGAGIQAQH; the protein is encoded by the coding sequence TTTATTTTTACGGTTTGCTGATTTTTTTGCTGGCGCTGGCCCTCCCTGGCCGGAGCGCCTCCCGGCCCGCCGATACCTCGCTCGAAGGCTTGTGGAAAGGACCACTGCAATTTCCCGGTGGGCAGCTCGAAGTGGTTTTTCGCTTGGTTCGGCTCAGCAGCGGCGAGTACTTCGCCACCCTCGACGTGCCCATGCAGAAGGTCAGTAACCTGGCCGTGCTGGTCACGACGAGCGCCGACTCGGTGCACTTCGTCTCGGCCGAAGCCGGTAGCCGCTTCGACGGCCTGCTGCTGCCCGATGGCGGCCAGTTGCAAGGCACCTGGCGGCAGCCCGGCCTGCGCGTGCCCATGAGCTTGACCCGCACGGCCCTGGCCCGCGTGGCCACGCGCCTTACCCCCCCCTACCACGAAGAGCACGTGAGCTTTGCCAACGGCACGGCTGGCCCGCAACTGGCCGGCACCCTCACCGTGCCGGCGGGGGTAGGGCCGTTTCCGGCCGTGGCTATGCTCAGCGATATCGGCGCGCAGGACCGCAACGGCACCGTGGGCGACTACGCGCCGCTGGGCCAGCTGGCCGACTACTTGACCCGGCGCGGCATCGCCGTGCTGCGCTTCGACGACCGCGGCACCGGGCAGTCGGGCGGCGAGGCCGCCCAGGCCACGACCACCGAGCTGGTGGGTGATGCCCAAGCGGCGCTGGCTTTTTTGCGCACCCGCCCCGAGCTGCTGTCGAGCCAGCTGGGCCTGGTGGGCCACGGCGAAGGAGGCAACGTGGCCCTACTGGCCGCCGCCGGCTCGCAGCCCCCCGCCTTCGTGGTAGGGCTGGCCCCCAATGGCCTGCTGGGCAGCGATATTGCCATGAAACAGCGCGAAATAGCCCTGCGCAACCTGCAAATGCCCGCCAACGAGCTGGCGGGCGCGCTTAAGCGCTACCAGCTTATCATCGACGCTATCCGGCAAACCATCAACCGCAGCCAGGCGCGGGCCATCGTGGCCGAGATGCTGAAGAAGGATAACCCGGTGCTCGATGAAACAACCGCGCAGGCACGGGCCGCCGAGCTGACGACCGTGCCCTACCGGGCTTTTTTGTCTTCTAATCCGGCCGCGAGCTTGCCGCAGGTGGCGTGCCCCGTGCTGCTGCTCTACGGCAGCACCGACCAGCTGCTCAATCCCGATGATAACCTGGCGGTACTGGTCAAAGGGCTCAAAGGCAATAAGGACGTAACGACCCATAAGCTACCGGGAGTCAATCACTTATTTCAGGCCGACCGCGACCAGTGGCCCATCGTGGCGGGCGAGCCGCAGGCCGTCTTCTCACCCGCCGCGCAAGAGGCCATTCGAACCTGGGTAGTGGCCCAAACGGGTGGGCCGCCCGCGCCGGGGGCCGGAATTCAGGCTCAACACTAA